In Chiroxiphia lanceolata isolate bChiLan1 chromosome 9, bChiLan1.pri, whole genome shotgun sequence, one DNA window encodes the following:
- the NASP gene encoding nuclear autoantigenic sperm protein isoform X2 translates to MQSSAVAAPPCVEPAPASATRMEEELAAPSTSTDKTDSMDVDGESKKLLGLGQKHLVMGNIPAAVNAFQEAASLLGKKYGETADECAEAFFYYGKSLLELARMENGVLGNALEGMQVEEEGEKAEDDSALPAVDEEAREELREQVYNAMGEKEEAKKSTEESPVLSEKEIKEEGHEMKEVTEEKPKEEATADKDVKPEEAEEKMEVSVGKEETSEEQKQQVAVEKEAVKEEAAVEEKEVEKEQKTVPEDKVVKAAEEKERTEVSDKEAKAAGEEAEAGEVAVEEKGEVGEQAAEATDKEPAVEKGEAGEGQAEAAVEEKAEAQAAAAVGQKEAAEGEAESAEQKKVEEKQELVETATEEKPGESKEAESSKEPVPTEAKEPPNDLEEKAEAAAKVEKEEKKDDLMEEGEETEESEEEDKENDKAEDDKENELTVEDKESEEDEIGNLELAWDMLELAKVIYKRQETKEAQLHAAQAHLKLGEVSIESENYTQAIEEFQACLALQQKYLEAHDRLLAESHYQLALAYHYNSDFDEAVLQFGKSMEVIDKRLAILTERIKQAESGSPEDEKEIEELKGLLPEIKEKIEDSKESQKSARVAELGLKATLVLQAVILRRKLRQLTSKERIFSKYLDNNCSKLNGNLIGFYGI, encoded by the exons aTGCAATCCTCGGCCGTCGCCGCTCCCCCCTGCGTTGAGCCCGCGCCGGCCTCCGCGACTAG GATGGAAGAAGAATTGGCAGCCCCTTCCACATCCACAGACAAGACAGACAG TATGGATGTGGACGGAGAATCAAAGAAACTACTGGGTTTGGGGCAGAAGCACTTGGTAATGGGAAATATTCCGGCTGCTGTTAATGCATTCCAGGAAGCTGCAAGTTTACT GGGTAAGAAATATGGTGAGACAGCGGATGAGTGTGCAGAAGCTTTTTTTTACTATGGAAAGTCTCTCCTGGAGTTGGCAAG AATGGAAAATGGTGTGCTGGGAAATGCCTTAGAAGGGATGCaggtggaagaggaaggagaaaaagcagaagatgaTTCTGCATTGCCAGCTGTCGATG AAGAAGCGAGGGAGGAGTTGAGAGAACAGGTTTATAACGccatgggggaaaaagaagaggccAAGAAGTCTACGGAAGAGTCTCCAGTACTGTCTGAGAAGGAAATCAAAGAGGAAGGTCATGAAATGAAAGAGGTTACAGAAGAGAAACCAAAAGAAGAAGCAACTGCTGACAAGGATGTAAAGCCTGAAGAGGCTGAAGAGAAAATGGAGGTTTctgtgggaaaagaagaaacttcggaagagcagaagcagcaggtggctgtggaaaaggaggctgtgaaagaggaggcagctgtggaggagaaggaggtagaaaaagagcagaagacAGTGCCTGAAGACAAGGTGGTCAAGGCagctgaggagaaggagagaacaGAAGTGTCAGACAAggaggcaaaggcagctggggaAGAGGCTGAAGCGGGAGAAGTAGCTgtggaagagaagggagaggtgggagaACAGGCAGCAGAAGCAACAGATAAAGAGCCAGCTGTGGAgaagggagaggctggagaagggcaagcagaggcagctgtggaagagaaggcagaagcacaggcagcagctgctgtggggcagaaagaagctgcagaaggGGAAGCAGAGtcagctgaacagaaaaagGTGGAAGAGAAACAAGAGCTAGTAGAGACAGCTACAGAAGAGAAACCAGGTGAATCTAAAGAGGCAGAATCCTCAAAGGAACCTGTCCCCACAGAGGCCAAAGAGCCACCTAATGACCTGGAAGAAAAGGCTGAAGCTGCTGCTAAGgtagagaaagaggaaaagaaagacgACCTGATGGAAGAGGGTGAAG AAACAGAAGAATCTGAGGAGGAGGATAAAGAAAATGATAAAGCTGAAGATGATAAGGAGAATGAATTGACAGTGGAAGACAAG GAAAGTGAGGAGGATGAAATTGGAAATCTTGAGCTGGCCTGGGACATGCTGGAGTTGGCAAAAGTCATTTACAAGAG acaagaaacaaaagaagcTCAGCTCCATGCAGCTCAAGCTCATCTGAAGTTAGGAGAGGTTAGCATTGAATCTG AAAACTATACACAGGCTATAGAGGAGTTCCAGGcctgcctggccctgcagcaGAAGTACCTGGAGGCTCACGACCGTCTGCTGGCCGAGAGCCACTACCAGCTGGCCCTGGCCTACCACTACAACAGCGACTTCGACGAGGCCGTCCTGCAGTTCGGCAAGTCCATGGAGGTCATCGACAAGAGACTGG CAATACTGACTGAGAGAATAAAGCAAGCAGAAAGTGGGTCCCCTGAGGACGAGAAGGAGATTGAAGAGCTGAAGGGATTGCTtcctgaaattaaagaaaagataGAAGATTCAAAGGAGTCTCAAAAGAGTGCAAGAGTAGCCGAGTTGGGACTGAAAGCAACTCTG GTGTTACAGGCTGTGATTCTCagaaggaaactgaggcagctGACATCTAAAGAAAGGATATTTAGTAAGTACCTTGACAATAATTGTTCCAAACTAAATGGGAATTTGATAGGCTTCTATGGCATTTAA
- the NASP gene encoding nuclear autoantigenic sperm protein isoform X1 — MQSSAVAAPPCVEPAPASATRMEEELAAPSTSTDKTDSMDVDGESKKLLGLGQKHLVMGNIPAAVNAFQEAASLLGKKYGETADECAEAFFYYGKSLLELARMENGVLGNALEGMQVEEEGEKAEDDSALPAVDEEAREELREQVYNAMGEKEEAKKSTEESPVLSEKEIKEEGHEMKEVTEEKPKEEATADKDVKPEEAEEKMEVSVGKEETSEEQKQQVAVEKEAVKEEAAVEEKEVEKEQKTVPEDKVVKAAEEKERTEVSDKEAKAAGEEAEAGEVAVEEKGEVGEQAAEATDKEPAVEKGEAGEGQAEAAVEEKAEAQAAAAVGQKEAAEGEAESAEQKKVEEKQELVETATEEKPGESKEAESSKEPVPTEAKEPPNDLEEKAEAAAKVEKEEKKDDLMEEGEETEESEEEDKENDKAEDDKENELTVEDKESEEDEIGNLELAWDMLELAKVIYKRQETKEAQLHAAQAHLKLGEVSIESENYTQAIEEFQACLALQQKYLEAHDRLLAESHYQLALAYHYNSDFDEAVLQFGKSMEVIDKRLAILTERIKQAESGSPEDEKEIEELKGLLPEIKEKIEDSKESQKSARVAELGLKATLIGTTSGFTQSEDSGSVSTIPVRKAADGASQCVTDISHLVRKKRKPEEETHQGDNEAKKSKPEPAVNGGGGDPAPSGNEVAEKMEEETEKRPQAESGAAVESTV, encoded by the exons aTGCAATCCTCGGCCGTCGCCGCTCCCCCCTGCGTTGAGCCCGCGCCGGCCTCCGCGACTAG GATGGAAGAAGAATTGGCAGCCCCTTCCACATCCACAGACAAGACAGACAG TATGGATGTGGACGGAGAATCAAAGAAACTACTGGGTTTGGGGCAGAAGCACTTGGTAATGGGAAATATTCCGGCTGCTGTTAATGCATTCCAGGAAGCTGCAAGTTTACT GGGTAAGAAATATGGTGAGACAGCGGATGAGTGTGCAGAAGCTTTTTTTTACTATGGAAAGTCTCTCCTGGAGTTGGCAAG AATGGAAAATGGTGTGCTGGGAAATGCCTTAGAAGGGATGCaggtggaagaggaaggagaaaaagcagaagatgaTTCTGCATTGCCAGCTGTCGATG AAGAAGCGAGGGAGGAGTTGAGAGAACAGGTTTATAACGccatgggggaaaaagaagaggccAAGAAGTCTACGGAAGAGTCTCCAGTACTGTCTGAGAAGGAAATCAAAGAGGAAGGTCATGAAATGAAAGAGGTTACAGAAGAGAAACCAAAAGAAGAAGCAACTGCTGACAAGGATGTAAAGCCTGAAGAGGCTGAAGAGAAAATGGAGGTTTctgtgggaaaagaagaaacttcggaagagcagaagcagcaggtggctgtggaaaaggaggctgtgaaagaggaggcagctgtggaggagaaggaggtagaaaaagagcagaagacAGTGCCTGAAGACAAGGTGGTCAAGGCagctgaggagaaggagagaacaGAAGTGTCAGACAAggaggcaaaggcagctggggaAGAGGCTGAAGCGGGAGAAGTAGCTgtggaagagaagggagaggtgggagaACAGGCAGCAGAAGCAACAGATAAAGAGCCAGCTGTGGAgaagggagaggctggagaagggcaagcagaggcagctgtggaagagaaggcagaagcacaggcagcagctgctgtggggcagaaagaagctgcagaaggGGAAGCAGAGtcagctgaacagaaaaagGTGGAAGAGAAACAAGAGCTAGTAGAGACAGCTACAGAAGAGAAACCAGGTGAATCTAAAGAGGCAGAATCCTCAAAGGAACCTGTCCCCACAGAGGCCAAAGAGCCACCTAATGACCTGGAAGAAAAGGCTGAAGCTGCTGCTAAGgtagagaaagaggaaaagaaagacgACCTGATGGAAGAGGGTGAAG AAACAGAAGAATCTGAGGAGGAGGATAAAGAAAATGATAAAGCTGAAGATGATAAGGAGAATGAATTGACAGTGGAAGACAAG GAAAGTGAGGAGGATGAAATTGGAAATCTTGAGCTGGCCTGGGACATGCTGGAGTTGGCAAAAGTCATTTACAAGAG acaagaaacaaaagaagcTCAGCTCCATGCAGCTCAAGCTCATCTGAAGTTAGGAGAGGTTAGCATTGAATCTG AAAACTATACACAGGCTATAGAGGAGTTCCAGGcctgcctggccctgcagcaGAAGTACCTGGAGGCTCACGACCGTCTGCTGGCCGAGAGCCACTACCAGCTGGCCCTGGCCTACCACTACAACAGCGACTTCGACGAGGCCGTCCTGCAGTTCGGCAAGTCCATGGAGGTCATCGACAAGAGACTGG CAATACTGACTGAGAGAATAAAGCAAGCAGAAAGTGGGTCCCCTGAGGACGAGAAGGAGATTGAAGAGCTGAAGGGATTGCTtcctgaaattaaagaaaagataGAAGATTCAAAGGAGTCTCAAAAGAGTGCAAGAGTAGCCGAGTTGGGACTGAAAGCAACTCTG ATTGGAACTACATCTGGCTTTACACAAAGTGAAGACAGCGGTTCCGTTTCCACA ATTCcagtaagaaaagcagctgatGGTGCATCTCAGTGTGTTACAGACATCTCTCACCTAGTCAGGAAAAAG AGGAAACCAGAGGAGGAGACTCATCAGGGAGACAATGAAGCCAAGAAATCTAAACCAGAACCGGCTGTCaatggtggtggtggggatCCTGCCCCCAGTGGAAATGAGGTtgcagaaaaaatggaagaggag aCAGAGAAAAGGCCACAAGCAGAATCAGGGGCTGCAGTTGAAAGCACAGTATGA